In the genome of Leptotrichia sp. HSP-536, the window AGTTAATAATAATGTCATATAATAGTAATTATCATTCAGTATTTGATATAAATTATCATATGATTTTTTGTATAAAATATCGAAGAGAAGTCATTAATGATGAAATTTCTAATAGATTGAAAGAGATTTTTGAAAAAATATGTCCGAAGTATAACATTGTTCTTAAAGAATGGGAACATGATGCTGATCATATTCATATGTTGATTAATGCTATGCCTAATACTGAACTTTCTAAGTTTGTAAATACTTACAAAAGTGCTTCCAGCAGGTTGATAAAAAAGAATTTCCTGAAATAAGGGGAAGATTGTGGAAAGAATATTTTTGGAGCAGAAGTTACTTAGTTGTAAGTATTGGAGCGCCGTCAGAGATAATTAAAAAATATATTCAGAATCAAAAGGAGATGTAATTTTATGAAATATAATTTAGCATTCAAATACAGAATTTATCCAAATAAGGAGCAAGAATTATTGATAAACAAGACTTTTGGATGTGTTCGTTCTGTTTACAATACGATTTTGTATGCTGCAAATAAATTTTATGAAGAAACTGGAAAAAATAAAATAATTACACCTGCCAGTTTGAAGAGTGAAAATCAATTTTTGAAAGAAGTGGACAGTCTGGCACTTTCAAATGCTCAATTGAATGTAAGACGATCGTTTACGAATTTCTTTTAGAAGAGAGCGAAGTTTCCGAGGTTCAAATCTAAAAAGACTAGTGTTAAAAGTTATACGACAAATTGTGTGAACAATTCGATACGAATTGAGGAAAACAAATATTTGGTTTTGCCAAAATTGAAAAAATTAAATTAAAATATCATAGAGAAATACCGAAGGATTACAGGATAAAGTCAGTAACATTGACAAACAGTAATGGAAATTACTATGTTTCTGTCTTGACGGAATTTGAAAAAGAAATTCAAAAAATGCCAAGTAATGATAAAGTAATTGGACTTGATTTTTCAATGTCTGAATTATTTGTCAGTTCTGAAAGCCAAAGGGCTGATTATCCAAAATATTTTAGGATGTTAGAAGAAAAATTAAAGAAATCACAGAAATCATTGTCAAGGAAAGTAAAATTTTCTAAAAATTGGTATAAGCAAAAAGCGAAAATATCAAAATTACATGAGCATATTAAAAATTGTCGAAGAGATTTTTTGCATAAGTTATCGAAAAAATTGTCCAAAGAACATAATGCTGTGATTGTTGAGAATCTGAATATGAAAGGGATGAGCCAGGCATTAAATTTTGGGAAAAGTGTAGGAGATAATGGATGGGGAAT includes:
- a CDS encoding helix-turn-helix domain-containing protein, whose translation is MKYNLAFKYRIYPNKEQELLINKTFGCVRSVYNTILYAANKFYEETGKNKIITPASLKSENQFLKEVDSLALSNAQLNVRRSFTNFF
- a CDS encoding RNA-guided endonuclease InsQ/TnpB family protein; protein product: MKSVTLTNSNGNYYVSVLTEFEKEIQKMPSNDKVIGLDFSMSELFVSSESQRADYPKYFRMLEEKLKKSQKSLSRKVKFSKNWYKQKAKISKLHEHIKNCRRDFLHKLSKKLSKEHNAVIVENLNMKGMSQALNFGKSVGDNGWGMFLRMLEYKLMFLGKQFLKIDKWFPSSKTCSKCGNVKEELKLSERSCKCECCGIEIGRDYNAALNIKNIGKEMLRY